A portion of the Sphingobacterium spiritivorum genome contains these proteins:
- a CDS encoding TonB-dependent receptor, protein MKSISKILMAIAILLSTENIFAQNKISGTIKAKDINHSLAGVSIYIADLKTGTSTNTDGNYEIRNLKRGIYLLEVSIIGYQSIIEKITIEKDTVMDFLLSPAVTELNELIITGVARSTELKLSPVIVKAVDGHTLKQNTATNLIDGLRNIPGVNQITTGAGISKPTIRGLGFNRVITLNNGIRQEGQQWGDEHGIEIDENAVDRVEVVKGPGSLMYGSDGIAGVLNFLAPKALPLGQVKTQVSTNYQSNNNLIGYSVSNAGNKDGFQWLGRFSNKFAGNYQNAYDGKVFNSGFKELNGSLFLGINKSWGHSHLTVSSYNNTLNLVEGERDELGRFIYENANGDEMVATDEDLKGYKTGFPHQKINHIGVASNSYFILDKGTLNADFGFQNNKRREHEDPSAPDQPALFFDLNTLNYNVRYNFEKSNDWETSVGIGGMWQSNTNKGEEFMIPAYYLFDAGGFVFTQKTFFDRLTLAGGIRFDNRYMNSQELYLDEDDNPVSGTNSDASLKFTAFDKNYNGISGSLGLSYKADKNSTFKFNVSRGFRAPNSTELSANGRHEGTFRYIIGRPDLKSEISHQVDVAYFLNSKHITLEFTPFVNFIQNYIYLEKMAANDGSEIFPDPTDPAPGFHYTSGNATLLGGEIYLDIHPHPMDWLHLENSFSYVQATQSNQPESSKYLPFIPAPRYRGEIKAELKEVNHTFSNAYIKFGLDRFFKQDKFFSAYGTETATPAYTLLSAGIGTNIKAFNRSDFMSLYISGENLADIAYQNHLSRLKYASENPVTGRMGVFNMGRNISVKLIMNF, encoded by the coding sequence ATGAAATCAATATCAAAAATTTTGATGGCAATCGCCATATTACTATCAACTGAAAACATATTTGCACAAAACAAAATTTCGGGTACGATCAAAGCCAAAGACATAAATCATAGCTTAGCAGGAGTATCGATTTATATTGCCGACCTTAAAACAGGAACATCAACCAACACAGACGGTAATTATGAAATCAGAAATCTCAAACGGGGAATTTATCTTTTAGAAGTAAGCATTATAGGATATCAGTCGATAATCGAAAAAATAACCATTGAAAAAGATACGGTTATGGACTTTCTGTTAAGCCCAGCTGTTACAGAGCTGAACGAATTGATTATTACAGGTGTAGCCCGCTCAACAGAGCTAAAGCTAAGCCCTGTTATTGTTAAAGCGGTGGACGGTCATACCTTGAAACAGAATACTGCCACCAATTTGATAGACGGCTTGCGGAACATACCCGGCGTAAACCAGATAACTACCGGTGCAGGAATTTCAAAGCCGACCATTCGGGGTTTGGGATTTAACAGAGTAATCACATTGAACAATGGTATTCGGCAAGAAGGACAGCAATGGGGCGATGAACACGGTATCGAGATAGACGAGAATGCGGTGGACAGGGTGGAAGTTGTCAAAGGTCCCGGAAGCCTGATGTACGGTTCGGACGGTATTGCGGGAGTACTTAATTTCCTTGCTCCGAAAGCTTTGCCGTTGGGACAGGTAAAAACACAGGTTTCTACCAATTACCAAAGTAATAACAACCTCATAGGCTACTCCGTTTCCAATGCGGGGAATAAAGACGGCTTCCAATGGCTCGGCAGGTTCAGCAACAAATTTGCGGGCAATTATCAGAACGCCTATGACGGTAAAGTGTTTAATTCGGGCTTTAAGGAACTCAACGGCAGCTTGTTTTTGGGAATAAACAAAAGCTGGGGACACTCGCACCTGACCGTAAGCTCTTATAACAACACCCTTAACCTTGTAGAGGGAGAAAGAGATGAATTAGGAAGATTTATCTACGAAAATGCCAATGGTGATGAAATGGTTGCAACGGACGAAGATTTGAAAGGGTATAAAACAGGTTTTCCGCATCAGAAGATAAATCATATTGGAGTAGCTTCAAACAGTTATTTCATATTGGATAAAGGAACACTTAATGCCGACTTCGGTTTTCAAAATAACAAGCGAAGAGAGCACGAAGACCCTTCCGCTCCCGACCAACCGGCTTTGTTCTTTGACTTGAACACGCTGAATTATAATGTGCGATATAATTTTGAAAAGTCAAACGATTGGGAAACTTCGGTCGGTATCGGTGGTATGTGGCAGTCCAATACCAACAAAGGGGAGGAATTTATGATACCTGCCTATTATCTGTTTGATGCAGGTGGATTTGTTTTCACACAGAAAACTTTTTTTGACAGGCTCACTTTAGCCGGAGGCATCAGGTTCGACAACAGGTATATGAACTCCCAAGAACTTTACCTCGATGAAGACGACAATCCTGTTTCCGGTACAAATTCCGATGCGAGCTTGAAATTTACTGCCTTTGATAAGAACTACAATGGCATTTCGGGGAGTTTGGGATTATCGTACAAAGCGGATAAAAATTCCACATTCAAATTCAACGTATCAAGAGGTTTCAGAGCACCGAACAGCACAGAGCTTTCTGCCAACGGAAGACACGAGGGAACATTTCGGTATATCATCGGAAGACCTGATTTAAAATCAGAAATCAGCCATCAGGTGGATGTTGCATATTTCCTTAATTCCAAACATATCACGTTAGAGTTTACCCCATTTGTAAACTTCATTCAAAACTATATCTATTTGGAAAAAATGGCGGCGAATGATGGTTCAGAGATATTTCCTGACCCCACAGACCCGGCTCCTGGGTTTCATTATACTTCAGGAAATGCCACCTTGCTTGGTGGCGAAATTTATCTGGATATACATCCCCATCCGATGGATTGGCTGCATTTGGAAAACTCATTTTCTTATGTTCAGGCTACCCAAAGCAACCAGCCCGAAAGCTCAAAGTATTTGCCGTTTATTCCTGCCCCACGATACAGGGGAGAAATCAAAGCTGAATTAAAGGAGGTTAATCATACGTTTTCTAACGCCTATATCAAATTCGGTCTTGACCGTTTCTTTAAGCAGGATAAATTTTTCAGTGCTTACGGAACGGAAACCGCAACACCAGCTTACACGCTTTTAAGTGCAGGAATTGGGACAAATATAAAGGCATTCAACCGAAGCGACTTTATGTCTTTGTACATCAGTGGCGAAAACCTTGCTGATATAGCTTATCAGAACCATTTAAGTAGGTTGAAGTATGCTTCTGAAAACCCCGTAACCGGGCGTATGGGTGTATTCAATATGGGACGAAATATCAGTGTTAAATTAATAATGAATTTCTGA
- a CDS encoding DUF3347 domain-containing protein, with protein MKSISKILMVITVLLSAANSFAQNQNEQHHNHGGTAQAKNIPSQNLSQLHAVFDKYFSIKDALVNADVNIASSNATELATVIKTVDMGELSPKEHTVWMKVMKELSLNTENISKSKDVVKQRRAFALLSKNVYELANASKQKTTMYYQNCPMYNDGKGATWLSKSTDIKNPYYGSKMLTCGSTIEKLN; from the coding sequence ATGAAATCAATATCAAAAATATTGATGGTAATCACCGTATTACTATCCGCAGCAAACAGCTTTGCGCAAAACCAGAACGAGCAACATCACAACCATGGTGGAACAGCTCAAGCAAAGAATATTCCATCACAAAATTTATCACAATTACATGCCGTATTTGACAAGTATTTTTCCATAAAAGATGCTTTGGTAAACGCAGATGTAAATATAGCATCTTCAAATGCTACTGAATTAGCCACAGTTATTAAAACAGTGGATATGGGTGAACTTTCTCCCAAAGAGCATACCGTATGGATGAAGGTCATGAAGGAACTGTCTTTAAACACAGAAAACATCTCGAAATCGAAAGACGTCGTAAAGCAACGGAGGGCATTTGCCCTACTTTCTAAGAATGTCTATGAATTGGCAAACGCATCAAAGCAAAAAACAACTATGTACTACCAAAACTGCCCGATGTACAACGATGGCAAAGGTGCAACTTGGTTAAGTAAAAGTACGGATATCAAAAACCCGTATTACGGTTCAAAAATGCTGACCTGCGGTAGTACTATTGAAAAATTAAATTAG
- a CDS encoding DUF3347 domain-containing protein, which produces MKHLFVGLLASSVLTLAACNGASEKKSESDVHTETTVSNESNAASDQGTFSELFSHYQHLTFALSSDNDKEAANAAKGMLEALPKINTEGFSAEQKSTFDDIAADIQEHSEHIGDNIGNIAHQREHLVILSKDFYDITKEFGTEKPMYKIFCSMYDDNKGAYWLSDSKEVKNPYYGEDMLTCGEVQEELK; this is translated from the coding sequence ATGAAACATTTATTTGTAGGCTTACTAGCCTCATCCGTATTGACCTTGGCAGCATGCAATGGCGCTTCTGAAAAAAAATCAGAAAGCGACGTCCATACTGAAACAACGGTATCCAACGAAAGCAACGCTGCAAGCGACCAGGGAACTTTTTCGGAACTTTTTTCCCATTACCAGCACCTGACTTTTGCTTTGTCTTCCGATAATGATAAAGAAGCCGCAAATGCAGCTAAAGGCATGCTGGAAGCACTCCCCAAGATTAATACCGAGGGCTTTAGTGCAGAACAGAAAAGCACCTTCGATGACATCGCTGCTGATATTCAGGAACATTCGGAGCACATAGGTGATAACATAGGCAATATCGCTCATCAAAGAGAACATTTAGTGATCTTGAGCAAGGATTTTTATGATATAACAAAAGAATTCGGCACCGAAAAGCCCATGTACAAGATTTTTTGCTCGATGTACGATGACAACAAAGGAGCATATTGGTTAAGCGATAGCAAAGAGGTCAAAAACCCTTACTATGGTGAAGATATGCTAACATGTGGTGAAGTTCAGGAAGAACTGAAGTAA
- a CDS encoding efflux RND transporter permease subunit: MLKKIIKYFLENRVITLLLLVVVLIWGLITAPFNWHQNALPSDPVPVDAIPNIGENQQIVATEWMGRSPKDIQEQITYPLTTSLLGIPGVKTIRSSSMFGMSFLYVIFEEDVEFYWSRSRILEKLNSLPAGTLPSDVTPTLGPDATALGQVFWYTLEGRNPETGKPTGGWDPDELRTIQDFYAKYNLAASEGVSEVASIGGFVKEYQVDINPDAMRAYNVSVMDIMSAIQNSNLDIGAETIEINKAEYLVRGLGYLKSVQDLEDAVVAVRNNVPVKIKDVGFVNLGPSTRRGGLDKEGVEAVGGVVVARHGTNPMEVINNVKAKIKEMEAGFPQKTLEDGTISKVTVVPFYDRSGLIQETIGTLENALAHEILICIIVVIVLVINLRASILISSILPIGVLATFIIMKQMGVEANIVALSGIAIAIGVMVDVGIVFIESILRHMDEEKAKGVESRGKAFVNLISTAVAEVSGALSTAMLTTIISFLPVFMMEAQEGKLFGPLAYTKTFALVSAFVLGIIILPTLAYYIFSIRINGSKVRRIANYVLVVAGIALWIYTGVFVAFALTLIGVNNLFTPRWKGEKIANYVNVAITLFVAMYYLTVEWLPLGTQASTTLNFVFVFFAIGSILGMLWALVIYYEQILRWSLSNRWKFMAIPIITLLFGMLAWMGVEKSFGFVANGFEKTGWKSFRETAFWQKSTETFPGIGEEFMPSLNEGSFLLMPTSMPHTGIEQNLQLIRTLDKRIQNIPEVELIVGKWGRVNSALDPAPTQMFENTINYIPEFYLDEDGHRERFKVNSSGEFVLKGDKTYAVSDGFRSIPRDSLIEDKSGKFFRRWRPEIKKADDIWQEIVNVSHLPGLTSAPKLQPIEARMVMLSTGMRAPMGLKVSGPDLESIEIGGKALEAALKDVPSVMPSTVFYDRAVGAPYIEIHLNRDRMARYGITVAELQEVISAAVGGMTLTTTVEGRERFPVRLRYPRELRDDPDALRKIIIPTATGAQIPLGDVVDVEYAKGAQMIQSENTFLLGYVIFDKKSGIAEVDVVYEADQLLKEKIASGELDLPNGVTYKFAGNYEQQERAAKRLMLIIPLSLLAILVILYFQFRTVTASLIHFSGVFVALAGGFILLWLYGQPWFMDFSVGGTNMRDLFQMHSINLSIAVWVGFIALFGLATSDGVLMGTYIHDTFEARNPRTKDEIREAVIYAGLKRVRPAAMTTATALIALLPVLTSTGKGAEIMVPMAIPTFGGMLIQSMTMFVVPVFQCWWRESATKKENRKNNKNIANENE; this comes from the coding sequence ATGCTTAAAAAAATTATCAAATATTTTTTGGAGAACCGAGTAATAACACTGTTATTACTTGTGGTTGTCCTTATATGGGGGCTGATTACAGCGCCCTTTAATTGGCATCAAAATGCGTTGCCGAGCGATCCTGTGCCGGTCGATGCGATTCCGAACATTGGGGAGAACCAGCAAATTGTTGCGACCGAATGGATGGGGAGGTCTCCCAAAGATATACAGGAGCAGATTACCTATCCACTCACGACCTCCTTACTGGGCATCCCCGGCGTAAAAACAATCCGGAGCAGTTCGATGTTCGGCATGTCCTTCCTCTATGTCATTTTTGAAGAGGATGTTGAGTTTTATTGGAGCCGTTCCCGTATTCTGGAAAAACTGAATTCATTGCCTGCCGGCACATTACCATCCGATGTAACGCCCACGCTCGGGCCGGATGCCACTGCTTTGGGGCAGGTCTTTTGGTATACACTGGAGGGACGCAATCCCGAAACCGGAAAACCTACAGGAGGCTGGGACCCCGATGAGCTGCGCACGATTCAGGATTTCTATGCCAAATATAATTTGGCAGCATCGGAAGGGGTTTCCGAAGTGGCTTCCATCGGAGGTTTCGTAAAAGAATACCAAGTCGATATCAATCCAGATGCGATGCGCGCATACAATGTATCCGTAATGGATATCATGTCGGCTATCCAAAACAGCAACCTGGATATCGGTGCAGAGACGATCGAAATAAACAAAGCGGAATATCTGGTGCGTGGATTGGGCTACCTTAAAAGTGTCCAGGATCTTGAAGATGCCGTAGTGGCTGTGCGCAATAATGTTCCCGTAAAGATAAAAGACGTTGGGTTTGTCAATTTGGGACCCTCCACACGACGCGGTGGATTGGATAAGGAAGGCGTGGAAGCAGTTGGCGGTGTAGTAGTTGCCCGGCATGGAACCAACCCCATGGAAGTCATCAATAATGTCAAGGCGAAGATCAAAGAAATGGAGGCAGGTTTCCCTCAAAAAACATTAGAGGATGGGACTATTTCAAAAGTCACCGTCGTTCCGTTTTATGACCGCTCGGGTTTAATCCAGGAAACCATCGGGACGCTGGAAAATGCTTTAGCACACGAAATCCTGATCTGTATTATCGTTGTGATCGTGCTGGTGATCAACCTGCGAGCATCGATTCTTATATCCAGTATCTTGCCCATTGGCGTACTGGCGACCTTCATAATCATGAAACAAATGGGGGTCGAGGCGAATATCGTTGCCCTTTCGGGAATCGCCATTGCCATTGGGGTCATGGTGGATGTGGGGATTGTCTTTATCGAAAGCATACTACGCCATATGGATGAAGAAAAAGCCAAGGGTGTTGAGAGTCGGGGGAAAGCCTTTGTAAACTTGATTTCCACCGCTGTTGCGGAAGTGTCGGGTGCTTTGTCAACGGCGATGCTCACCACGATCATCAGCTTTTTACCTGTTTTTATGATGGAAGCACAAGAAGGTAAGTTGTTCGGTCCCTTGGCATACACCAAAACCTTTGCTTTGGTTTCAGCCTTTGTGTTAGGCATTATTATCTTGCCAACACTGGCTTATTATATATTTTCAATCCGTATCAATGGGAGTAAAGTTCGCCGGATAGCCAACTACGTTTTGGTAGTTGCCGGTATCGCTCTTTGGATCTATACAGGTGTTTTTGTCGCGTTCGCATTGACTTTGATCGGAGTCAACAACCTGTTTACACCAAGATGGAAAGGAGAAAAAATTGCCAACTACGTTAATGTAGCTATCACACTTTTTGTAGCGATGTATTACCTGACGGTTGAGTGGCTGCCACTCGGCACGCAGGCAAGCACCACACTTAACTTTGTGTTCGTATTCTTTGCCATTGGTTCCATCCTGGGAATGTTATGGGCATTGGTGATCTATTATGAACAGATTCTTCGATGGTCACTTTCCAACCGGTGGAAATTCATGGCCATCCCTATCATTACTTTATTATTCGGAATGTTAGCATGGATGGGCGTAGAGAAGAGTTTTGGTTTTGTTGCAAATGGCTTCGAAAAGACAGGTTGGAAATCATTTCGGGAGACTGCCTTCTGGCAAAAATCCACCGAAACATTTCCCGGTATCGGGGAGGAATTTATGCCAAGCCTCAATGAAGGTTCTTTCCTTTTGATGCCCACCAGTATGCCGCATACTGGGATTGAACAAAACCTGCAATTGATCAGAACACTTGATAAACGTATTCAAAACATACCGGAAGTCGAACTTATCGTAGGAAAATGGGGCCGTGTGAATTCTGCACTTGATCCGGCTCCTACACAGATGTTTGAAAATACGATCAATTATATCCCGGAATTTTATCTGGATGAAGACGGGCATCGTGAAAGGTTCAAGGTAAACAGTTCCGGAGAATTCGTGTTGAAAGGTGACAAGACCTATGCTGTTTCCGATGGTTTCCGTTCCATACCACGGGACAGTCTGATTGAAGATAAAAGCGGAAAATTTTTCCGCAGATGGCGTCCTGAAATTAAAAAGGCCGACGATATATGGCAAGAGATCGTCAATGTTTCCCATCTGCCCGGATTGACTTCCGCTCCTAAGTTGCAACCGATAGAAGCGAGAATGGTAATGCTTTCTACGGGAATGAGGGCTCCGATGGGGCTAAAGGTTTCGGGTCCGGATCTGGAGTCGATTGAAATCGGTGGCAAGGCCTTGGAAGCAGCCTTAAAGGATGTTCCATCTGTTATGCCATCGACCGTTTTCTACGACAGGGCTGTTGGCGCACCCTATATCGAAATCCATCTGAACCGGGATAGAATGGCCAGATACGGTATTACCGTTGCCGAGCTTCAGGAAGTAATCAGTGCGGCAGTCGGCGGTATGACGTTGACCACTACAGTCGAAGGCCGGGAACGGTTTCCCGTTCGCCTGCGCTACCCACGAGAATTACGGGATGACCCGGATGCGTTGCGAAAAATAATCATTCCGACAGCTACAGGAGCTCAGATTCCATTGGGGGATGTGGTGGATGTTGAATATGCCAAGGGCGCTCAGATGATCCAAAGTGAAAATACCTTTTTGTTGGGTTATGTAATCTTTGATAAAAAAAGTGGCATAGCGGAAGTCGACGTAGTATACGAAGCGGATCAACTCCTAAAGGAAAAAATAGCGTCTGGAGAACTGGATTTACCCAACGGGGTGACGTATAAGTTTGCCGGAAATTATGAACAGCAAGAACGTGCCGCAAAAAGGCTAATGCTTATTATACCACTGAGTTTGTTAGCCATTTTAGTAATTCTCTACTTTCAGTTCCGAACGGTTACAGCATCGTTAATTCATTTTTCCGGTGTTTTTGTAGCTCTTGCAGGAGGTTTTATTTTGTTGTGGCTTTACGGACAGCCTTGGTTTATGGATTTCTCTGTCGGAGGGACAAATATGAGGGATCTGTTCCAGATGCACAGCATCAATCTCAGCATTGCCGTTTGGGTAGGATTTATCGCCCTGTTCGGACTGGCGACGAGTGATGGTGTATTAATGGGAACATACATCCACGATACATTTGAAGCACGGAACCCCAGAACAAAAGATGAAATACGGGAAGCAGTCATATACGCAGGCTTAAAGCGTGTCAGACCGGCAGCGATGACCACTGCTACAGCACTGATCGCCTTACTGCCTGTCCTGACCTCTACCGGTAAAGGTGCGGAAATCATGGTACCAATGGCCATCCCGACTTTCGGCGGCATGCTGATCCAATCCATGACCATGTTTGTGGTTCCAGTATTCCAGTGCTGGTGGAGGGAATCTGCCACTAAAAAAGAAAATAGAAAAAATAATAAAAATATAGCGA